In Halichondria panicea chromosome 9, odHalPani1.1, whole genome shotgun sequence, a genomic segment contains:
- the LOC135340913 gene encoding uncharacterized protein LOC135340913, translating into MDAPIEPSPRFYTFSTAADGRHYYWRGTGPTQGSNIIAVYDPSTELWSLLPTTGTLPPGEFGGCSVCVGRCLYTFGGRDGSSFFNDMSKLDLDTLQWTKVQTSGIQPMKKASCGLVRVNERTLCSIGGYGIEGTTQPGSTFTRHTDGVGWTNELHFFNVENGVWSSPELRGERPPPCSGFTFTMVDKHRAVLFGGHQYDRRCTVNDVYLFNFRDMEVTKVRPVQGEPWPVGRAGHAACCLNYGQDHPQLLMYGGRSNDNKTLDDMWILNADTGKWTEVTPPESMTLRYWHSITATSLGPGLTEVLVFGGCREMRRDIIAETTILRFELTKPSVSVAGPSAGKWALVDVANNDTRGSTQRLSEKRIRQATVRASSVSETSDHSSQDRIRVLEQQLRAAEQKEHDTQRRHQLQLEEKDRELAIKDLELATQAGELVTKDLELTETNRRHEDAEERAQLAEQREQATQNRFEQLLQEKDRVLVIKERESYDANHRRADAERRVQELIAENGRLNRRAQLAEERAEGLETQWVVHRDDITMTERQLGGGGWGVVKVAKFRGIEVAAKTLYEQLTSVYYRRMFIREMNMAARLRHPHLVQFIGATVEGEMIILTELMATSLRRVLEGGRISREHILSISVQVCQALNYLHLMQPDPVIHRDISSANVLLNPLPDGRWSAKVTDYGSVNTLRMLNTVNPGSPVYAAPEASNPSLQSTKMDMFSLGVLLIEMCSGQFPSQEERESLFLTIQDRQFSDIISRCIDRERDNRPTARQLLNELQ; encoded by the exons ATGGATGCTCCCATTGAACCATCACCTCGTTTCTATACATTCTCTACTGCAGCTGATGGACGCCATTACTATTGGAGGGGGACTGGTCCAACACAGGGGTCtaacatcattgctgtgtatgatccaagcactgagctgtggagcctcttgcccaccactggaactctaccccctggagagtttggtggttgctctgtttgtgtaggtcgtTGCCTGTACACCTTTGGTGGTCGTGATGGGTCTTCCTTCTTCAATGACATGAGCAAGCTTgatctggacactctccagtggaccaaagttcAAACCTCTGGTATTCAGCCTATGAAAAAGGCTAGTTGTGGACTTGTCCGTGTGAATGAGAGAACTCTGTGCAGCATTGGAGGATACGGTATTGAGGGCACCACACAACCAGGATCAACATTCACCAGACACACTGATGGAGTTGGATGGACAAATGAGCTTCACTTCTTCAATGTTGAAAATG gtgtctggtcgtcccctgagctcagaggagagagacctcctccCTGTAGTGGCTTCACCTTCACCATGGTGGACAAACACAGGGCAGTCCTCTTTGGAGGGCACCAATATGACCGTCGTTGTACAGTCAATGATGTTTACCTTTTCAATTTCAGGGACATG gaggtcacTAAGGTGAGGCCAGTACAGGGAGAGCCATGGCCAGTGGGGAGGGCAGGCcatgctgcctgttgtctcaactatggccaggaccaccctcaactactgATGTATGGAGGAAGAAGTAATGACAACAAGACACTGGATGACATGTGGATACTTAATGCTGACACCGGCAAGTGGACAGAG gtgacacctcctgagtCAATGACACTACGTTATTGGCATtccatcactgccaccagtctGGGACCAGGACTCACTGAGGTCCTCGTGTTTGGAGGCTGTCGGGAGATGCGGAGAGACATCATTGCAGAGACCACCATACTGAGATTTG AGTTGACTAAACCCTCAGTGTCTGTTGCTGGACCCTCGGCTGGGAAGTGGGCTCTCGTGGATGTGGCCAACAACGACACTAGAGGCTCCACCCAGCGACTGAGTGAGAAGAGGATCAGACAAGCAACTGTTCgtgcctcatcagtcagtgagaCCAGCGACCACTCCTCTCAAGACCGGATTAGAGTTCTGGAACAACAGTTACGAGCAGCAGAGCAGAAAGAGCACGATACTCAACGTCGCCACCAACTACAGTTGGAAGAAAAGGATCGAGAATTGGCTATTAAAGATCTTGAATTGGCTACACAAGCTGGAGAATTGGTAACGAAAGATCTTGAATTGACCGAAACCAACCGTCGCCATGAAGATGCCGAGGAAAGAGCGCAACTGGCAGAGCAAAGAGAGCAAGCGACTCAAAATCGTTTTGAACAATTGTTGCAAGAAAAAGATCGGGTATTGGTGATAAAAGAACGAGAATCATATGATGCCAACCATCGCCGTGCAGATGCTGAGAGGAGAGTCCAGGAGCTGATTGCTGAAAATGGGAGGTTAAACAGGAGAGCCCAGCTGGCAGAGGAGCGAGCAGAGGGTCTGGAGACTCAGTGGGTGGTCCATCGCGATGATATCACAATGACAGAGAGACAGCTCGGTGGGGGAGGATGGGGGGTCGTCAAAGTGGCCAAGTTCCGAGGAATCGAGGTGGCAGCCAAGACACTGTACGAGCAGCTCACTTCCGTCTATTATCGACGCATGTTTATTCGTGAGATGAACATGGCGGCTCGTCTGCGACACCCACACCTGGTCCAGTTCATAGGAGCCACAGTGGAGGGGGAGATGATCATCCTGACCGAGCTCATGGCCACCAGTCTGAGGAGGGTGCTGGAGGGAGGTCGCATCTCACGTGAACACATCCTCTCTATCTCTGTGCAGGTCTGTCAAGCTCTCAACTATCTCCACCTCATGCAGCCAGATCCAGTGATCCATCGTGACATCAGCAGTGCAAACGTCCTCCTCAACCCTCTACCCGACGGCCGCTGGAGTGCAAAGGTCACTGACTACGGCTCAGTGAACACCCTGCGGATGTTAAACACTGTCAATCCAGGGAGTCCTGTATACGCTGCCCCTGAGGCCAGTAACCCGTCGCTCCAGTCAACCAAGATGGACATGTTCAGTCTGGGGGTGCTCCTGATCGAGATGTGTTCTGGCCAGTTTCCGAGCCAGGAAGAACGCGAGAGCTTATTCCTCACCATCCAAGACCGTCAGTTCTCTGACATCATCAGTCGCTGTATcgatagagagagagacaatCGACCAACCGCTCGACAACTGCTGAATGAACTACAGTAG
- the LOC135340931 gene encoding U11/U12 small nuclear ribonucleoprotein 25 kDa protein-like isoform X3, whose translation MESIERSSHKVVVEQAKRLLCDLLADPFLSDIFSTATHDEVASQLSLEQGRAITVHVRRFDDQVLSVIVLQGATVGDLIRTVQRSVMKQLSLAGRTTPISWRSVWRRYALSTGQTLLSNRKAKLVSLGIGNRSEVQFVKKLRLKNGQHRH comes from the exons ATGGAGTCCATTGAAAGAAGCTCTCATAAAGTTGTTGTGGAGCAAGCTAAGAGACTATTGTGTGACCTGTTAGCTGACCCCTTCCTCAGTGACATCTTCTCCACCGCCACTCATGACGAGGTGGCCTCACAGCTCTCCCTGGAGCAAGGAAGGGCCatcactgtgcatgtgaggCGGTTTGATGATCAAGTACTTT CTGTGATAGTGCTCCAAGGTGCAACGGTGGGTGACCTCATACGTACTGTACAGAGGTCGGTGATGAAGCAGCTGTCACTGGCCGGCAGGACCACACCCATTAGTTG GAGGTCTGTATGGAGGAGGTATGCATTGTCCACTGGGCAGACATTGCTTAGCAACAGAAAGGCTAAGTTAGTCAG CCTGGGGATTGGTAATCGTTCAGAAGTGCAGTTTGTCAAGAAACTGAGACTAAAGAATGGCCAACACAGACACTAA
- the LOC135340931 gene encoding U11/U12 small nuclear ribonucleoprotein 25 kDa protein-like isoform X1 translates to MESIERSSHKVVVEQAKRLLCDLLADPFLSDIFSTATHDEVASQLSLEQGRAITVHVRRFDDQVLSVIVLQGATVGDLIRTVQRSVMKQLSLAGRTTPISWRSVWRRYALSTGQTLLSNRKAKLVSLGIGNRSEVQFVKKLRLKNDQHRH, encoded by the exons ATGGAGTCCATTGAAAGAAGCTCTCATAAAGTTGTTGTGGAGCAAGCTAAGAGACTATTGTGTGACCTGTTAGCTGACCCCTTCCTCAGTGACATCTTCTCCACCGCCACTCATGACGAGGTGGCCTCACAGCTCTCCCTGGAGCAAGGAAGGGCCatcactgtgcatgtgaggCGGTTTGATGATCAAGTACTTT CTGTGATAGTGCTCCAAGGTGCAACGGTGGGTGACCTCATACGTACTGTACAGAGGTCGGTGATGAAGCAGCTGTCACTGGCCGGCAGGACCACACCCATTAGTTG GAGGTCTGTATGGAGGAGGTATGCATTGTCCACTGGGCAGACATTGCTTAGCAACAGAAAGGCTAAGTTAGTCAG TCTGGGGATTGGTAATCGTTCAGAAGTGCAATTTGTCAAGAAACTGAGACTAAAGAATGACCAACACAGACACTAA
- the LOC135340910 gene encoding bridge-like lipid transfer protein family member 1, translating into MTPPPSQVQAATEAFIERIQHRPTQLQTPSIDFSKPRLVKLTVSDVGVCMPLTPTSSTPHSTKSQSFPALVITIKEMQFQLNLSHKIASTGNFETFCIRFADQFYLRHKTWTLDPRKHKFANCGSINRGTFRLCIANQKRVSETDPQVSVGEKLLWAFQWGMSGIDVNANTDIGRHTSAIVRTITMIGTDRDGSKISKTQSSTGISSSHRVLRRPVSVAGLPHHRRSKSVVHRHEDNYIVTLEEELAKQTRKLQNLKTQGVSLEMLQSEKEALKLLQDDLARAMRRTFRPANRSMSRWFTPRPQETGEVPSGGSVGRRISQVVRKQLFSHQESSDLRDTTPSPTHMRRRIKSMPGHKRFKSDVTGLKYIGSSPTPHDDDTFDLSDTEEVGVVNKEDEGFTLPTIDVEVDVTIKVDYGAVRLRTEESQSMERKMSLPTISGMHSPYTPHTRLRGNPSESYNNPSIVESVILIPALTVKAHYQSIVGRSYSNAPIPKSPSHSPPANLLSDHLLPVKKGVLSISAVIASLREPIRLSPSLLEFIEQVARPTIAATIISGSSASSTESEDESDPTPSSDNWPLSFPVDVTLAFQIQPSTMHLTCQPQSLVECVIQSPDVNFVISFSLFTPQHHESDKTTTSPVGSGSGMRGQSHKILMFNNLYITGCLTTFALQLFAPPMSGHKSKLGLEKKEALSLTLGQALIHFSRRSVLSPHLSNTARSVDDYMPSSKLQVSVVMDIASVVGGYDMRRLNDITAFRRYWYRTSLVESLFIGTKKKSHEEVGGASIEIPSTPGGEAKEPSAVVDLNDTLSAVIVVAANVDDLRVSTNVAQVMGNTDLLVTQFRCEAHCDVQHNELVLLEMDGKLEKGELDARGGVIAGNILMIGAQAHVTTQSVSGSVPVHKGSASLELVEGRVDYMSSCSLLARTNGLNLELSDSWEGLHLDPTGKSSEFASVQILAHFSWDKLQLSIHRSTTKSLFNMVQKMYEFVMQQKRRSERTISLMLPAGSAASKALHAYREEQKRMAKEEEARDKGYMRHHWLWAMRVGSVELMKTMGLHTPAGGLHTVSLGAKISVSGDNFCLVCFHGPSFRETEWAVFNIDTISASFSTQAIPGLSKGQLAELTESGSGILPTKQVRTCQQIVHLSLGHTPWDETEKLDELAAIYRVSAGHTRPPSIVGTSTQNWLNYACIDAQLHPDSYSGDTSTLIRLSKKLNVQSILLVPAFEMELVTDHFWPQRTRLSAKEPQFSPLVECSLTSKFARGVSVATNVDHYLFLHDLVKAYLEYLEKHKTPQTLDTDPESTDTAPTSPPKSTPVLRNFECVCWELDPHLCLLSSAGTGQFNPHISWLLERLGFKHAQTTIPKWIQRVAMDPLDMVVANAMELLIKITATKKLQQKSRASSPPSH; encoded by the exons ATGACCCCTCCTCCCTCTCAGGTGCAAGCGGCCACAGAGGCCTTCATAGAGAGGATACAGCATAGACCCACTCAATTGCAGACTCCCTCCATTGACTTCTCTAAACCACGACTCGTGAAGCTGACTGTCTCGGATGTGGGCGTGTGCATGCCTCTCACTCCTACG tctagtACCCCCCACTCCACCAAGTCCCAATCATTTCCCGCTCTAGTCATCACGATTAAAGAGATGCAGTTCCAACTTAACCTCAGTCACAAGATAGCCAGCACCGGAAATTTCGAAACATTTTGCATCCGTTTTGCCGATCAGTTTTATCTCCGTCACAAGACTTGGACTTTGGACCCTCGCAAACACAAGTTTGCCAACTGTGGGTCCATCAATCGCGGGACCTTCCGACTGTGCATTGCTAATCAGAAGAGAGTGTCAGAGACGGACCCTCAAG TGTCTGTGGGGGAGAAGTTGCTGTGGGCCTTCCAATGGGGCATGTCTGGTATCGATGTCAACGCTAACACTGACATTGGTCGTCACACCTCCGCCATTGTGCGAACCATCACCATGATAGGAACTGACCGCGATGGATCCAAGATCTCCAAG ACCCAATCTTCCACTGGAATCTCGTCCAGCCATCGGGTTCTACGAAGACCGGTATCAGTCGCTGGACTACCTCACCATCGTCGCTCCAAGTCTGTGGTTCATCGCCATGAAGACAATTACATAGTAACATTGGAGGAGGAGTTGGCGAAGCAAACACGCAAACTACAGAATCTCAAGACACAGGGAGTATCACTGGAAATGCTTCAGTCGGAGAAAGAAGCTCTTAAACTTCTACAAGACGATCTTGCTAGAGCAATGAGACGAACTTTTCGTCCAGCCAATAGAAGCATGTCTCGTTGGTTCACGCCCCGCCCCCAGGAAACAGGGGAAGTCCCCAGTGGAGGGTCCGTGGGACGTAGGATATCACAGGTTGTCAGAAAACAACTCTTCAGCCACCAAG AGTCCTCTGACCTCCGcgacaccaccccctcacccacTCATATGAGAAGACGAATAAAATCCATGCCAGGTCACAAACGATTCAAATCCGATGTCACTGGGTTGAAATATATTGGCTCTTCGCCAACCCCCCATGATGACGAtacctttgacctctctgaTACggaggaagtgggtgtggtcaacaaagaAGATGAGGGGTTCACTCTGCCCACTATTGATGTAGAGGTTGACGTGACGATCAAGGTAGACTATGGTGCTGTGAGACTACGAACAGAGGAAAG ccaatCGATGGAGCGTAAGATGTCCCTACCCACCATCTCTGGCATGCACAGTCCCTACACTCCGCACACCCGACTGCGTGGCAATCCCTCAGAGAGCTATAATAACCCATCGATTGTGGAATCAGTCATCTTGATCCCAGCACTCACCGTCAAAGCTCATTACCAGTCCATTGTCGGAAGGTCCTATTCCAATGCTCCCATTCCAAAATCTCCATCACACTCTCCACCCGCCAACCTCTTATCTGATCATCTTCTACCCGTCAAAAAGGGGGTGCTCTCAATATCAGCCGTCATAGCCTCCCTCCGggagccaatcagattgtctCCCAGCCTGTTAGAGTTTATTGAACAAGTGGCTCGTCCAACGATTGCTGCCACCATTATTTCCGGCTCCTCTGCCAGTAGCACTGAGAGTGAAGACGAATctgaccccaccccctctaGCGATAACTGGCCCCTCTCGTTCCCGGTGGACGTCACTCTAGCGTTCCAAATACAACCGTCCACGATGCACCTGACCTGCCAACCACAGTCTCTGGTGGAGTGTGTCATTCAGAGCCCAGACGTCAATTTTGTAATTTCTTTCTCTCTCTTCACTCCTCAACACCATGAGAGTGATAAGACCACCACCTCTCCTGTGGGGTCAGGGTCCGGTATGCGGGGACAGTCACACAAGATCCTCATGTTCAACAACCTGTATATAACCGGATGTCTCACGACCTTTGCACTGCAGCTGTTTGCTCCGCCAATGTCTGGTCATAAGAGTAAGCTGGGTCTTGAGAAGAAGGAAGCACTGAGCCTCACTCTTGGTCAGGCTCTCATCCACTTCAGTCGGAGGAGTGTTCTCTCTCCCCACCTGAGTAACACTGCTCGGAGTGTCGATGATTACATGCCCAGCAGTAAACTACAGGTGTCTG tTGTCATGGACATAGCAAGTGTAGTGGGAGGTTATGACATGAGGAGACTTAATGACATCACAGCTTTCAGACGCTACTGGTATCGCACTTCTCTAGTAGAGTCTCTCTTTATCGGCACTAAGAAGAAGTCTCACGAagaagtgggtggggctagcATCGAGATCCCATCCACTCCAGGTGGAGAGGCGAAGGAACCTAGTGCCGTGGTGGACCTCAATGATACTCTGTCAGCTGTGATTGTGGTAGCTGCTAACGTGGATGATCTGAGAGTGTCCACCAACGTGGCCCAGGTCATGGGCAATACAGA TCTCCTAGTGACCCAGTTCCGCTGTGAAGCCCACTGTGACGTACAGCACAACGAGTTGGTCCTACTCGAGATGGATGGGAAACTAGAAAAAGGGGAACTCGATGCAAGGGGCGGAGTCATTGCCGGCAATATCCTCATGATCGGGGCTCAGGCTCATG tgaccaCCCAGAGTGTGTCTGGCAGTGTCCCCGTGCACAAGGGCTCTGCCTCCCTTGAGCTTGTAGAGGGGCGTGTCGACTACATGAGCTCCTGTAGTCTCCTGGCACGCACCAACGGACTCAACCTCGAGCTCTCCGACTCGTGGGAGGGGCTACATTTGGACCCAACGGGAAAATCCTCTGAATTTGCAAGTGTGCAGATCCTGGCTCACTTCTCGTGGGACAAACTACAGCTGTCAATTCATCGCTCAACCACGAAGAGTCTGTTCAATATGGTGCAGAAAATGTATGAGTTTGTGATGCAACAGAAACGACGCAGTGAGCGTACCATTAGCCTGATGTTGCCGGCAGGGTCAGCTGCCTCGAAAGCTCTGCACGCCTATAGGGAAGAGCAGAAGAGAATGGCTAAAGAGGAGGAGGCTAGAGATaaag GCTACATGAGACACCACTGGCTGTGGGCAATGCGTGTGGGGAGTGTGGAGCTAATGAAGACCATGGGATTACACACACCAGCCGGAGGTCTCCATACCGTCTCCCTCGGAGCAAAGATATCCGTCTCTGGTGACAACTTTTGCCTCGTCTGTTTCCACGGCCCTTCCTTCAGAGAGACTGAATGGGCAGTATTCAATATTGACACCATTAGTGCAAGCTTCTCCACACAGGCTATCCCCGGACTGAGTAAAGGACAGCTGGCAGAACTGACAGAGTCAGGGTCGGGCATTCTACCCACCAAACAAGTTAGAACATGTCAACAAATTGTCCACCTCTCGCTAGGCCACACCCCCTGGGACGAAACCGAGAAATTGGACGAATTGGCGGCTATATATCGAGTATCGGCTGGTCACACACGCCCACCCTCCATTGTGGGTACTTCAACACAAAATTGGCTCAACTACGCCTGCATTGACGCTCAGCTACACCCTGACAGCTATAGCGGGGACACTTCAACCTTGATTCGACTTAGCAAGAAACTCAACGTTCAATCCATACTGCTTGTGCCTGCCTTTGAGATGGAGTTAGTGACTGACCATTTCTGGCCACAAAGAACTCGTCTGTCGGCCAAAGAGCCACAATTCTCACCACTTGTCGAGTGTAGTCTTACATCAAAATTTGCGAGGGGTGTGTCCGTTGCCACGAATGTAGATCATTATCTGTTCCTACACGACCTAGTGAAGGCGTACCTCGAGTATCTGGAGAAACACAAGACACCTCAAACCCTGGACACAG ATCCTGAATCCACAGACACCGCCCCCACATCACCTCCGAAGTCGACACCAGTGCTCCGCAactttgagtgtgtgtgctggGAGTTGGACCCTCATCTCTGTCTCCTATCCAGTGCTGGTACAGGACAATTCAACCCTCACATCAGTTGGTTACTAGAAAGGCTGGGGTTCAAGCACGCACAAACCACCATCCCCAAGTGGATACAGCGAGTTGCCATGGACCCTCTAGACATGGTGGTTGCTAACGCTATGGAACTGTTAATTAAAATCACTGCTACTAAGAAACTTCAGCAAAAATCCAGAGCCTCATCTCCACCATCCCATTAG
- the LOC135340917 gene encoding myosin light chain kinase 2, skeletal/cardiac muscle-like, which produces MDAPIEPSPRYRTFSTAADGRHYYWRGLGLRRGSNIIAVYDPSTELWSLLPTTGPLPPGEYGGCSVCVGRCLYTFGGYDGSSYVNDMSKLDLDTLQWTKIKTSGSQPMKKAVCGLVCVNERTLCCIGGYGIKGTTQPGSTFTRDTEFTNGRGWTNEFQFFNVENGVWSSPELRGERPPPCSGFTFTMVDKHRAVLFGGRQPGRDCRVNDVYLFNLRDMEVTKVRPVQGEPWPVGRAGHAACCLNYGQDDPQLLMYGGRDNDNKILGDMWTLDADTGKWTEVTPPESMTPRYRHSITATSLGPGLTEVLAFGGSQEVLGDTIAETIILRFELTGPSASVAGPSAGKWALVDVAHNDTRGSAQRLSEKRIRQATARASSVSETSDHSSQDRVRALEQQLRAAEQREHDIQRRHQLQLEEKDRELAIKDLELTEANRRHGDAERRAQLAEERAEGLETQWVVHRGMIQMTERQLGGGGWGVVKVAKFRGIEVAAKTLYEQLSSIYYRRMFIREMNMAARLRHPHLVQFIGATLEGEMIILTELMATSLRRVLEGGRISREHILSISVQVCQALNYLHLMQPDPVIHRDISSANVLLNPLPNGCWSAKVTDYGSVNTLRMLNTVNPGSPVYAAPEAGNPSLQSTKMDMFSLGVLLIEMCSDQFPSQEERESLFLTIQDRQFSDIISRCIDRERDNRPTARQLLNELQ; this is translated from the exons ATGGATGCTCCCATTGAACCATCACCTCGTTACCGTACATTCTCTACTGCAGCTGATGGACGCCATTACTATTGGAGGGGGCTTGGTCTAAGACGAGGGTCtaacatcattgctgtgtatgatccaagtactgagctgtggagcctcttgcccaccactggacctctaccccctggagagtatggtggttgctctgtttgtgtaggtcgtTGCCTGTACACCTTTGGCGGTTATGATGGGTCTTCTTATGTCAATGACATGAGCAAGCTTgatctggacactctccagtggACCAAAATCAAAACCTCTGGTAGTCAGCCTATGAAAAAGGCTGTCTGTGGACTTGTCTGTGTGAATGAGAGAACTCTGTGCTGCATTGGAGGATACGGTATTAAGGGCACCACACAACCAGGATCAACATTCACCAGGGACACAGAATTTACTAATGGACGTGGATGGACAAATGAGTTTCAATTTTTCAATGTTGAAAATG gtgtctggtcgtcccctgagctcagaggagagagacctcctccCTGTAGTGGCTTCACCTTCACCATGGTGGACAAACACAGGGCAGTCCTCTTTGGAGGGCGCCAACCTGGCCGTGATTGTAGAGTCAATGACGTCTACCTATTTAATTTGAGGGACATG gaggtcacTAAGGTGAGGCCAGTACAGGGAGAGCCATGGCCAGTGGGGAGGGCAGGCcatgctgcctgttgtctcaactatggCCAGGACGACCCTCAACTACTGATGTATGGAGGAAGAGATAATGACAACAAGATACTGGGTGACATGTGGACACTGGATGCCGACACTGGCAAGTGGACAGAG gtgacacctcctgagtCAATGACACCACGTTACCGccactccatcactgccaccagtctGGGACCAGGACTCACTGAGGTCCTCGCGTTTGGAGGCTCTCAGGAGGTGCTGGGAGATACCATTGCTGAGACCATCATACTGAGATTTG agttgactggaccctcagcgtctgttgctggaccctcggctgggaagtgggctctcgtggatgtggcccacaacgacactagaggctccgcccagcgactgagtgagaagaggatcagacaagcaactgctcgtgcctcatcagtcagtgagaccagcgaccactcctctcaagaccgggtgagggctctggaacaacagttacgagcagcagagcagagagagcacGACATTCAACGTCGTCACCAACTACAGTTAGAAGAAAAGGATCGAGAATTGGCTATTAAAGATCTTGAATTGACCGAAGCCAACCGTCGCCATGGAGATGCGGAGAGGAGAGCCCAGCTGGCAGAGGAGCGAGCAGAGGGTCTGGAGACTCAATGGGTGGTCCATCGTGGGATGATCCAAATGACAGAGAGACAGCTCGGTGGGGGAGGATGGGGGGTCGTCAAAGTGGCCAAGTTCCGAGGAATCGAGGTGGCAGCCAAGACACTGTACGAGCAGCTCAGTTCCATCTATTATCGACGCATGTTTATTCGTGAGATGAACATGGCGGCTCGTCTGCGACACCCACACCTGGTCCAGTTCATAGGAGCCACGCTGGAGGGGGAGATGATCATCCTGACAGAGCTCATGGCCACCAGTCTGAGGAGGGTGCTGGAGGGAGGTCGTATCTCACGTGAACACATCCTCTCCATCTCTGTGCAGGTCTGTCAAGCCCTCAACTATCTCCACCTCATGCAGCCAGACCCAGTGATCCATCGTGACATCAGCAGTGCAAACGTCCTCCTCAACCCTCTACCCAATGGCTGCTGGAGTGCAAAGGTCACAGACTACGGCTCTGTGAACACCCTGCGGATGTTGAACACTGTCAATCCGGGAAGTCCTGTATACGCTGCCCCTGAGGCCGGTAACCCGTCCCTCCAGTCAACCAAGATGGACATGTTCAGTCTGGGGGTGCTCCTGATCGAGATGTGTTCTGACCAGTTTCCGAGCCAGGAAGAACGCGAGAGCTTATTCCTCACCATCCAAGACCGTCAGTTTTCTGACATCATCAGTCGCTGTATTGATAGAGAAAGAGACAATCGACCAACCGCTCGACAACTGTTGAATGAACTACAGTAG
- the LOC135340931 gene encoding U11/U12 small nuclear ribonucleoprotein 25 kDa protein-like isoform X2 has product MESIERSSHKVVVEQAKRLLCDLLADPFLSDISPTATHDEVASQLTLEQGRAITVHVRRFDDQVLSVIVLQGATVGDLIRTVQRSVMKQLSLADRTTPISWRSVWRRYALSTGQTLLSNRKAKLVGLGIGNRSEVQFVKKLRLKNGQHRH; this is encoded by the exons ATGGAGTCCATTGAAAGAAGCTCTCATAAAGTTGTTGTGGAGCAAGCTAAGAGACTATTGTGTGACCTGTTAGCTGACCCCTTCCTCAGTGACATCTCCCCCACTGCCACTCATGACGAGGTGGCCTCACAGCTCACCCTGGAGCAAGGAAGGGCCatcactgtgcatgtgaggCGGTTTGATGATCAAGTACTTT CTGTGATAGTGCTCCAAGGTGCAACGGTGGGTGACCTCATACGTACTGTACAGAGGTCGGTGATGAAGCAGCTGTCACTGGCCGACAGGACCACACCCATTAGTTG GAGGTCTGTATGGAGGAGGTATGCATTGTCCACTGGGCAGACATTGCTTAGCAACAGAAAGGCTAAGTTAGTCGG CCTGGGGATTGGTAATCGTTCAGAAGTGCAGTTTGTCAAGAAACTGAGACTAAAGAATGGCCAACACAGACACTAA